One segment of Eschrichtius robustus isolate mEscRob2 chromosome 3, mEscRob2.pri, whole genome shotgun sequence DNA contains the following:
- the LOC137760507 gene encoding PRAME family member 15-like, protein MSVWNPPRLLGLAGMSLLRDEASNITALEYLPIELFPPLFMEAFYGSRSETLKAMVQAWPFVRLPLGDLMKMPHLGTLQAVLAGLDILIAQKERPRRCKLQVLDLRHTGQDFWRMWSGDGAHGYSSTLMAPVAEDRSRAEQSLAPLVVFIELHLRERTLDGFLTYLMRWVEERKASIHLCCKKLKIVSMPMENIVKVLSRVQLDCIQEVQVNCAWHLSTLAMFAPLLGQMSNVQRLLLSHIHVPALEEQEEQHVVQITSQFLRLHHLRDIRMDSPSYLEGCLDQMLRCLTTTLDNLAITHCLLSDSDLSHLSQCPNISQLKGLDLSGISLTYSSPELLPVLLEKVAATLQELYLDQCGIMDSHLEAILPALSRCPQLMFFSLRGNLISMAIMEKLLRHTSGLPGLSQELYPVPQESYSSQGILQPGRLAQCRAELFEILSVLGRPRIIWISSSSCVHCGDNTFYHPQPIIYL, encoded by the exons ATGAGTGTCTGGAACCCACCCAGACTCCTGGGCCTGGCGGGAATGAGCCTGCTGAGGGATGAGGCCTCAAACATCACTGCTCTGGAGTATCTGCCCATCGAGCTCTTCCCCCCACTGTTCATGGAAGCATTCTATGGGAGTCGCAGTGAGACCCTGAAGGCCATGGTGCAAGCCTGGCCCTTTGTCCGCCTGCCTCTGGGGGACCTGATGAAGATGCCTCATCTGGGAACCTTacaagcagtgctggctgggCTTGATATCCTGATTGCCCAGAAGGAGCGCCCCAG GAGGTGCAAACTGCAGGTGCTGGATTTAAGGCATACTGGACAAGACTTCTGGAGAATGTGGTCTGGAGATGGGGCCCATGGGTACTCAAGCACTCTGATGGCACCAGTGGCTGAGGACAGGTCAAGGGCAGAGCAGTCCTTGGCTCCCTTAGTGGTGTTCATAGAACTTCACCTCAGAGAAAGGACCCTGGATGGATTCCTCACCTACCTCATGAGGTGGGTGGAGGAGAGGAAAGCTTCCATACACCTGTGCTGTAAGAAACTGAAGATCGTTTCAATGCCCATGGAAAATATTGTGAAGGTCCTGAGTAGGGTGCAGTTGGACTGTATCCAGGAGGTACAAGTGAATTGCGCCTGGCATCTGTCCACCCTGGCCATGTTTGCTCCTCTCCTGGGCCAGATGAGTAATGTGCAGAGACTCCTTCTCTCCCACATCCATGTGCCTGCGCTTGAGGAACAGGAGGAGCAGCATGTTGTCCAAATTACCTCTCAGTTCCTCAGGCTGCACCACCTCCGGGATATCCGTATGGACTCTCCCTCCTACCTTGAAGGCTGCCTGGACCAGATGCTCAG GTGTCTGACAACCACCTTGGACAACCTTGCAATAACTCACTGCCTCCTTTCGGATTCAGACTTGAGCCATCTGTCCCAGTGTCCGAACATCAGTCAGCTAAAGGGCCTGGATCTGAGTGGCATCTCCCTGACCTACTCTAGTCCTGAGCTCCTCCCAGTTCTGTTGGAGAAAGTTGCAGCCACCCTCCAGGAACTGTATTTAGATCAGTGTGGGATCATGGACTCCCATCTTGAGGCCATCCTGCCTGCCTTGAGCCGTTGCCCCCAGCTCATGTTCTTCAGCCTGCGTGGAAACCTCATCTCCATGGCCATCATGGAGAAGCTGCTGCGACACACCTCTGGGCTGCCCGGTTTAAGTCAAGAGCTGTATCCTGTCCCTCAGGAGAGTTACAGCTCTCAGGGGATCCTCCAACCTGGGAGACTTGCACAGTGTCGAGCTGAACTGTTTGAGATTCTGAGTGTCTTAGGACGTCCCAGGATCATCTGGATTAGTTCCAGCTCCTGTGTGCACTGTGGAGATAACACATTCTATCATCCCCAGCCCATCATATACCTCTGA